From Juglans regia cultivar Chandler chromosome 8, Walnut 2.0, whole genome shotgun sequence, the proteins below share one genomic window:
- the LOC109011414 gene encoding uncharacterized protein LOC109011414, whose product MQSMKFPFHYDDDHPLILNEETKKDGKIRYCRVCIQRVRGPNYSCKNCSYYVVHKSCGEPPSEIQHPLHPEHTLKINTTIQGHWTKCDGGCGEYWECYIYNCSRCNFKLHQDCALLPPTIKTESHDHPLTLLRRSLSFTCDACGEERKCMSYFCFTCSFRVHTQCALFPLTLTITSHNHPLSLNLIKNSPQLNQSENQQICPLCYKKVNTKYKCYYCSSCDFVAHPHCAAKIYNKNEAFDPEFKDDQPILPHDLLGRDESSDTLAQIANKINTPEKGKAEIVTEIKHICHEHNLKLAVDELENNEKCNGCTQYLSSPYYCCLQCKFCLHKSCADLPQKKLHPLHKHPLTLLPNIFPECYGVLKCAACDRRCNGFVYNCESCNFNLDVPCSLIPKKVTHEGHEHPLFVTYIRSRVRYMDSCNSCGERVPATISCGDCGFKIGFCCATLPLTIKYEPYEKPFILSYSVEDDSGEYYCDICEEKRNRMHWFYYCEDIFFAAHTKCIMGKYHDA is encoded by the coding sequence ATGCAGTCTATGAAATTCCCTTTCCACTATGATGATGATCATCCGTTGATCTTAAATGAAGAGACAAAAAAGGATGGTAAAATACGTTATTGTCGAGTGTGCATTCAACGAGTAAGGGGTCCTAATTACAGTTGCAAGAACTGCAGCTACTACGTCGTCCATAAATCATGTGGCGAACCACCCAGCGAGATACAGCATCCGTTGCACCCGGAACATACCCTTAAGATCAATACTACAATTCAAGGCCATTGGACAAAATGCGATGGCGGCTGTGGTGAGTACTGGGAGTGctacatatataattgttcTCGCTGCAACTTTAAGCTTCATCAAGATTGCGCTTTGCTACCGCCCACCATAAAAACTGAAAGTCATGACCATCCTCTGACCCTCCTTCGAAGATCATTGTCTTTCACTTGCGATGCTTGTGGGGAAGAAAGAAAGTGCATGTCCTATTTTTGTTTCACCTGCTCATTCAGGGTTCACACGCAATGTGCTCTCTTTCCCTTGACTCTCACAATAACAAGTCACAACCACCCTCTGAGTCTGAACCTCATCAAAAACTCTCCTCAGCTCAACCAATCCGAGAATCAGCAAATTTGTCCTCTCTGTTATAAGAAGGTGAACACAAAATACAAATGTTATTATTGCTCGAGTTGTGATTTTGTTGCACATCCTCATTGTGCTGCAAAGATTTACAACAAGAATGAAGCATTTGACCCGGAATTCAAAGATGATCAGCCTATTTTGCCCCATGACCTTCTTGGGCGTGATGAATCTAGTGACACATTAGCTCAAATTGCCAACAAGATCAATACCCCGGAAAAGGGAAAAGCTGAAATCGTCACAGAGATCAAACATATCTGTCATGAACATAACTTAAAGCTTGCAGTTGATGAGCTAGAGAACAATGAAAAATGTAACGGGTGTACGCAGTATCTCTCCTCTCCGTATTATTGTTGTTTACAATGCAAGTTCTGTCTTCACAAATCTTGTGCTGATTTaccccaaaaaaaattacacccGCTTCATAAACATCCGCTCACCCTCCTCCCAAACATATTTCCTGAATGTTATGGAGTCTTGAAGTGCGCTGCTTGTGATCGTCGGTGTAATGGCTTCGTATACAATTGTGAGAGCTGCAACTTTAACCTCGATGTCCCATGCAGTTTGATACCGAAAAAAGTTACCCATGAGGGTCATGAGCACCCACTCTTTGTTACTTACATAAGATCTCGTGTCAGATATATGGACAGCTGTAATTCATGTGGCGAACGTGTCCCTGCGACAATTTCTTGTGGTGATTGTGGATTTAAGATAGGCTTCTGCTGCGCTACCCTACCGCTTACCATAAAATATGAGCCGTATGAGAAACCTTTCATACTCTCTTACAGCGTCGAGGATGACTCTGGTGAGTATTATTGTGATATTTGTGAAGAAAAGCGAAATCGGATGCATTGGTTCTACTATTGTGAAGATATCTTTTTTGCTGCTCACACTAAATGTATTATGGGGAAGTACCATGATGCATAA